The Impatiens glandulifera chromosome 3, dImpGla2.1, whole genome shotgun sequence genome contains a region encoding:
- the LOC124930155 gene encoding secreted RxLR effector protein 161-like, translated as MTDEKKSYTPLDVNPRLSRDEGTCIPDPRPYRALVESLIYLTITRPDIAYVVGVVSRYIQEPRKPHLEEVKKILKYINTSLDIGLLYEKDAKFVLQGYADADFVGDRDDRRSTSEFIFLCGNTSISWSSR; from the coding sequence ATGACTGATGAAAAAAAGAGCTATACTCCTCTCGACGTAAATCCCAGACTTAGTCGAGACGAAGGAACATGTATACCAGATCCTCGTCCTTATCGTGCTCTTGTGGAAAGTCTGATTTATCTGACTATAACAAGGCCTGACATTGCTTATGTAGTTGGAGTGGTGAGTCGATACATACAGGAGCCAAGGAAACCACACCTTGAGGAAGTGAAGAAAATTCTGAAGTATATTAATACCTCACTAGATATTGGTCTACTATATGAGAAAGATGCAAAATTTGTTTTGCAAGGATATGCAGATGCTGACTTTGTTGGAGATCGAGACGATCGAAGGTCCACATCTgagtttatttttctttgtggAAACACTAGTATATCTTGGAGTAGCAGGTAA